Proteins encoded together in one Terriglobus saanensis SP1PR4 window:
- a CDS encoding helix-turn-helix transcriptional regulator, whose product MTTTPMLNPREAARLLGISYPTIKQWILAGKLKTSTTPGGHHRIATSSLQPFLAKDKLKPAAESRERYRRVSGRNQLIGKIVSIRIEGLLAQIVLAIDDQQITSIITADAARELGLKKGQTAAALIKSTDVMIEQIEV is encoded by the coding sequence GCTCGGCATCAGCTACCCGACCATCAAGCAGTGGATCCTCGCTGGCAAGCTTAAGACGTCGACGACACCCGGCGGCCACCACCGCATCGCGACCTCCTCGCTCCAACCTTTTCTGGCGAAAGATAAGCTGAAGCCTGCAGCCGAATCGCGCGAGCGCTATCGCCGTGTCTCCGGCCGCAACCAGCTCATCGGTAAGATCGTCAGCATCCGCATCGAAGGCCTTCTGGCGCAGATCGTTCTCGCCATCGACGATCAGCAGATCACCAGCATTATCACCGCCGACGCCGCACGCGAACTTGGCCTGAAAAAGGGCCAGACCGCCGCCGCCCTTATCAAATCTACCGACGTCATGATTGAGCAAATCGAAGTCTGA